A genomic stretch from Mycobacterium malmoense includes:
- a CDS encoding MFS transporter — MVVDTGVTRRSIQGTAIGNFMEAYDFTLFSLVATILAQKFYPGENSGAGNLIATFGTMTAGFVVRPLGGFIFGPLGDRIGRKPVLVMTISLMAVCAAATGVLPVYHTIGVWAPVLLTAVRICQGLSSGGEYAGAMTFIAEHAPDHKRGMFAGFLPVGTLSGFVVGATLVTVLQTALPTADMLAWGWRVPFILAAPLGLVAVYLRSRIDESPDYEEMHAAAEPTSGRTQFRRTVVQQWRALLICIGLELAISDTSYMLSGYVPTYLKKTVGLPDTLALVMVLAVLAVLSAGVLLVAMLSDRVGVKPLLWTGCGLLITVSIPAFSLMRFGGGYPTKFLGVLLVGLAMLFLSSIEPAVLPALFPTNVRYGAVSIGFNISVSAFGGTTPLIAETLVAGTGNPMMPAYMLMCAGLVGFVTLLFTPEVAGKPLLGSGPSVETRQEARDLAGTRRVE; from the coding sequence ATGGTCGTCGACACCGGGGTGACGCGTCGGTCAATCCAGGGCACGGCGATCGGCAACTTCATGGAGGCGTACGACTTCACCCTGTTCAGCCTTGTCGCCACCATCCTCGCGCAGAAGTTTTATCCCGGGGAAAATTCCGGCGCGGGCAACCTCATCGCCACCTTCGGCACGATGACGGCGGGATTCGTCGTGCGGCCGCTCGGTGGGTTTATCTTCGGCCCGCTCGGCGACCGCATCGGGCGTAAGCCCGTCTTGGTGATGACGATCTCGCTGATGGCGGTGTGTGCGGCGGCGACCGGCGTCCTGCCCGTCTACCACACCATCGGGGTCTGGGCGCCGGTGCTGCTCACGGCCGTTCGGATCTGCCAGGGCCTTTCCTCCGGTGGGGAGTACGCGGGCGCCATGACCTTCATCGCCGAACATGCCCCCGACCACAAACGGGGGATGTTCGCCGGCTTCTTGCCGGTGGGCACGCTGAGCGGTTTCGTGGTGGGTGCCACGCTGGTGACGGTGCTGCAGACCGCCCTGCCCACCGCCGACATGCTGGCCTGGGGCTGGCGCGTGCCGTTCATCCTCGCCGCTCCGTTGGGCCTGGTTGCGGTGTACCTGCGCTCGCGGATCGACGAGTCGCCCGATTACGAGGAGATGCACGCGGCCGCGGAGCCGACCTCGGGCCGCACGCAGTTCAGGCGGACGGTCGTACAGCAGTGGAGGGCGCTGCTGATCTGCATCGGCCTGGAGCTTGCCATCAGCGACACCAGCTACATGCTCAGCGGATACGTGCCGACCTACCTGAAGAAGACCGTAGGCCTGCCAGACACTCTGGCACTGGTGATGGTCCTGGCGGTGTTGGCCGTACTGAGCGCCGGCGTGCTGCTCGTCGCGATGCTCTCCGACCGCGTCGGCGTCAAACCGCTGCTGTGGACGGGCTGCGGGCTGCTGATCACGGTCTCGATACCCGCGTTTTCGTTGATGCGGTTCGGCGGGGGTTACCCGACAAAATTCCTCGGCGTGCTGCTCGTCGGCCTGGCCATGCTGTTCTTGAGCAGCATCGAACCGGCGGTCCTGCCGGCGCTGTTTCCCACCAACGTGCGCTACGGGGCGGTGTCCATCGGATTCAACATCTCTGTGTCGGCGTTCGGCGGCACCACGCCGCTGATCGCCGAGACGCTGGTGGCCGGCACCGGCAATCCGATGATGCCGGCCTACATGCTCATGTGCGCCGGCTTGGTCGGTTTCGTGACGCTGCTGTTCACCCCCGAGGTCGCCGGCAAGCCGCTGCTGGGTTCGGGGCCGTCGGTCGAGACCCGTCAGGAGGCGCGCGACCTGGCCGGAACGCGGCGCGTGGAATAG
- a CDS encoding type II toxin-antitoxin system VapC family toxin, which yields MNDRVVCDASAVVAVLLDSGSDGQWATTQLTEADLFAPTLLPYECANVIRRAELGGAIGADQAAQAHADLLDLAVDLWPYDVLASRIRELRANLSSYDAAYVALAEILAVPLVTLDQRIPRAPGITCSVSVPGFG from the coding sequence GTGAACGACCGCGTCGTCTGCGACGCGTCGGCGGTGGTGGCCGTCCTACTGGATTCCGGCAGTGACGGGCAGTGGGCCACAACACAATTGACGGAAGCGGATCTCTTCGCACCCACGTTGTTGCCGTACGAATGCGCCAACGTCATCAGGCGGGCAGAACTGGGCGGAGCGATCGGCGCCGACCAGGCCGCGCAAGCCCACGCCGATCTACTCGATCTCGCGGTAGACCTGTGGCCATACGACGTGCTGGCGTCCCGTATCCGGGAACTAAGGGCCAATCTGTCCAGCTACGACGCCGCGTACGTCGCGCTCGCTGAGATCTTGGCCGTTCCCCTGGTGACCTTGGACCAACGCATCCCGCGAGCGCCCGGCATCACCTGTTCGGTGTCGGTCCCCGGCTTCGGCTGA
- a CDS encoding FitA-like ribbon-helix-helix domain-containing protein — MVAITIRGVPDQVRDELAARAARSGQSLQEYLRGLLVATADKPAARDVVARARARVNATGACLDAAAILAAKDAERR; from the coding sequence ATGGTTGCGATTACGATTCGTGGCGTCCCCGATCAAGTCCGCGACGAACTGGCCGCGCGCGCCGCGCGTTCTGGGCAGTCACTGCAGGAGTACCTGCGTGGTCTGCTCGTCGCGACGGCGGACAAGCCGGCAGCGCGCGACGTCGTCGCCCGCGCCCGCGCCCGGGTGAACGCGACGGGAGCGTGCCTCGACGCGGCCGCCATCCTCGCTGCCAAAGACGCCGAGCGTCGGTGA
- a CDS encoding TVP38/TMEM64 family protein, with protein sequence MASATSRINETLRDLGRALGAAARQLSRPRAVGTVVGVTALVAVALLVPLPTPVQLRDWAQSVGPWFPLAFLMAHAVVTVVPIPRTAFTLAAGLLFGPVLGVAIAVVASTASAMAAMLLVRAAGWQLNRLVRHRSIDTVDERLRQRGWLAILSLRLIPAVPFSAINYAAGASAVRVLPYALATLAGLLPGTAAVVILGDALAGHPSPLLYLVSLCTGALGLTGLVVEIKHYRRHHRRKMGSASHGDEPSPEPATIG encoded by the coding sequence ATGGCTTCCGCCACCAGCAGAATCAACGAGACGCTGCGTGATCTCGGCCGCGCGCTCGGCGCGGCCGCGCGGCAGCTGTCCCGCCCACGCGCGGTCGGGACAGTGGTCGGCGTCACCGCCCTGGTTGCGGTGGCGCTGCTGGTTCCGCTGCCCACCCCGGTGCAGCTGCGCGACTGGGCGCAATCGGTGGGCCCGTGGTTTCCGCTGGCGTTCCTGATGGCGCACGCCGTCGTCACGGTGGTGCCAATCCCCCGCACGGCGTTCACCTTGGCCGCGGGGCTGCTGTTCGGCCCGGTGCTGGGTGTTGCCATCGCGGTGGTGGCCAGCACCGCGAGCGCGATGGCCGCCATGTTGCTGGTGCGCGCGGCTGGGTGGCAGCTCAATCGCCTGGTTCGCCACCGATCGATCGACACGGTCGACGAGCGGTTGCGGCAACGTGGCTGGCTGGCCATTTTGTCGCTGCGATTGATACCCGCCGTGCCGTTTTCGGCGATCAACTACGCCGCCGGCGCGTCGGCCGTGCGGGTGCTGCCTTACGCGTTGGCCACGCTGGCCGGTCTGCTTCCCGGCACCGCTGCCGTGGTGATCCTCGGCGACGCGCTGGCCGGTCACCCCAGCCCGCTGCTCTACCTGGTGTCGCTGTGCACGGGCGCTTTGGGGCTGACGGGCCTGGTCGTCGAGATTAAGCATTACCGCCGGCACCATCGCCGCAAGATGGGAAGCGCCTCGCACGGCGACGAGCCTTCTCCCGAGCCGGCCACCATCGGCTGA
- the mutA gene encoding methylmalonyl-CoA mutase small subunit — MSIEVPELADLEQVRGRWRTAVAGVLSKSTRKDPEELGEEPERLLETPTYEGIAIRALYTALDELPEPPLPGEWPYVRGGDALRDVNSGWKVAEAFPAPGGPDHNAAVLSALGDGVSALLIRVGESGIAAGELKQLLSGVYLDLAPVILDAGADYAEVGDALLALVDQLDPDRRTAVSIDLGGDPLTAQLSGRGSPSLERVVAVARRVAGNGGVRAITVDGPAFHNLGANATWELAGSIAAAVAYLRVLTAAGIAVGEALRQISFRLAADDDQFMTIAKMRAARRLWARVAEVVGDPEGGAAVVHAETSLPMMTQRDPWVNMLRGTLAAFGAGVGGADTVLVSPFDAAIPGGFPGVARGFARRIARNTQLLLLEESHVGQVLDPAGGSWFVEDLTERLASQAWQRFQEIEARGGFADARGYVAERIAEVATRRADDIAHRRTAITGVNEYPNLAEPALPQGDSASTVRHYASGFEALRDRSDAHLARTGARPRALLLPAGPLAEHNIRTTFAANLLASGGIEAINPGPVDAAGVAAAVAEFSAEGSPVVAVICGTDKRYHEEAVDIVEAARNAGVSRVYLAGPERALGDARCRPDEFLTAKIDAVQALSNLLTRLGA, encoded by the coding sequence GTGTCCATAGAGGTACCCGAGCTCGCCGACCTAGAACAGGTTCGCGGGCGTTGGCGCACTGCGGTCGCCGGTGTGCTGTCCAAGAGCACCCGCAAGGACCCCGAAGAGTTGGGGGAAGAGCCGGAGCGGCTGCTGGAAACCCCGACCTATGAGGGGATCGCCATCCGGGCGCTCTACACCGCGCTCGACGAGCTGCCGGAGCCGCCGCTGCCCGGCGAGTGGCCCTACGTGCGCGGCGGCGACGCGCTGCGCGACGTCAACTCCGGCTGGAAGGTCGCCGAGGCGTTCCCTGCTCCCGGCGGCCCCGACCACAACGCGGCCGTGTTGTCCGCGCTCGGCGACGGCGTGAGCGCGCTGCTGATTCGGGTGGGGGAGTCCGGGATAGCGGCCGGGGAGCTTAAGCAGCTGCTGTCGGGGGTGTACCTGGACCTGGCGCCGGTGATCCTCGACGCGGGCGCCGACTACGCCGAGGTCGGCGATGCCCTGCTGGCGCTGGTCGATCAGCTGGATCCGGACAGGCGCACCGCCGTGTCGATCGACCTGGGCGGCGACCCGCTGACCGCGCAGCTGAGCGGCCGGGGGAGCCCGTCGCTGGAGCGGGTGGTCGCGGTCGCCAGGCGGGTGGCCGGCAACGGCGGCGTGCGAGCGATCACCGTCGACGGTCCCGCATTCCACAATCTGGGTGCCAATGCGACCTGGGAGCTGGCCGGCAGTATTGCGGCCGCGGTGGCCTACCTGCGGGTGCTCACCGCCGCCGGGATCGCGGTCGGCGAGGCGTTGCGGCAGATCAGCTTTCGGCTCGCCGCCGACGACGACCAGTTCATGACGATCGCCAAGATGCGCGCGGCGCGTCGACTGTGGGCGCGCGTCGCCGAGGTGGTCGGTGACCCGGAGGGCGGCGCGGCCGTCGTGCACGCGGAGACCTCGCTGCCGATGATGACCCAGCGGGATCCGTGGGTGAACATGCTGCGCGGCACGCTGGCCGCGTTCGGGGCCGGGGTCGGTGGCGCCGACACCGTGCTGGTGTCCCCGTTCGACGCGGCGATCCCGGGCGGCTTCCCCGGCGTGGCGAGGGGCTTCGCACGCCGGATCGCCCGCAACACCCAGCTGCTGCTCCTGGAGGAGTCGCACGTCGGCCAGGTGTTGGACCCCGCCGGCGGGTCGTGGTTCGTCGAGGACCTCACCGAGCGGCTGGCTTCCCAGGCTTGGCAGCGCTTCCAGGAGATCGAGGCCCGCGGCGGATTCGCCGACGCCCGAGGCTACGTCGCCGAACGGATCGCCGAGGTAGCCACGCGGCGCGCCGACGACATCGCGCATCGCCGCACCGCGATCACCGGCGTCAACGAATACCCGAACCTGGCCGAACCCGCTCTGCCGCAAGGCGATTCGGCGTCGACGGTGCGGCACTACGCCTCCGGATTCGAAGCGTTGCGGGACCGCTCGGACGCCCATCTGGCCCGCACCGGCGCGCGTCCGCGGGCGCTGCTGCTGCCGGCGGGGCCGTTGGCCGAGCACAACATCCGGACGACGTTCGCGGCCAACCTACTGGCGTCCGGCGGTATCGAGGCGATCAACCCGGGGCCCGTCGACGCGGCCGGGGTCGCCGCGGCGGTCGCCGAATTCTCCGCCGAGGGATCGCCCGTCGTGGCGGTGATCTGCGGCACCGACAAGCGCTACCACGAGGAAGCCGTGGACATCGTCGAGGCGGCCCGCAACGCCGGGGTCTCGCGGGTTTATTTGGCGGGACCCGAACGGGCGCTGGGTGACGCCCGGTGCCGGCCGGACGAATTTCTGACCGCGAAAATCGATGCGGTCCAAGCCTTGTCGAATCTGCTTACCCGATTGGGAGCATAG
- the scpA gene encoding methylmalonyl-CoA mutase — translation MTVNDIADQAAPATTGTVGSFSDVPLHGDRETRPPTEAAAEKHVAAAASAHGYTPDQLQWHTPEGIDVKPVYIAADRAAVVADGYPLNSFPGEPPFVRGPYPTMYVNQPWTIRQYAGFSTAADSNAFYRRNLAAGQKGLSVAFDLATHRGYDSDHPRVQGDVGMAGVAIDSILDMRQLFDGIDLSAVSVSMTMNGAVLPILALYVVAAEEQGVPPEKLAGTIQNDILKEFMVRNTYIYPPKPSMRIISDIFAYTSAKMPKFNSISISGYHIQEAGATADLELAYTLADGVDYIKAGLDAGLDIDKFAPRLSFFWGIGMNFFMEVAKLRAGRLLWSELVAGFGAKNPKSRSLRTHSQTSGWSLTAQDAFNNVARTCIEAMAATQGHTQSLHTNALDEALALPTDFSARIARNTQLVLQQESGTTRPIDPWGGSYYVEWLTHQLAQRARAHMTEIAEHGGMAQAIGDGIPKLRIEEAAARTQARIDSGQQPVIGVNKYQVDEDQEIEVLKVENSRVRAEQLAKLQELRANRDQSVVDAALAELSRAAAAHGRAGEDGLGNNLLALAIDAARAKATVGEISDALEKVYGRHQAEIRTIAGVYRHEAGKATNIAAATELVKKFAEADGRRPRILVAKMGQDGHDRGQKVIATAFADIGFDVDVGSLFSTPEEVARQAADNDVHVVGVSSLAAGHLTLVPALRDALAEVGRPDIMIVVGGVIPPGDFDELYAAGAAAIFPPGTVIADAAIDLLHKLAERLGYDLGQ, via the coding sequence ATGACTGTTAATGATATCGCCGACCAAGCGGCTCCGGCGACGACCGGTACCGTTGGCAGTTTCTCGGATGTTCCGCTACACGGCGATCGCGAAACGCGGCCGCCCACCGAGGCCGCCGCGGAAAAACACGTCGCCGCCGCCGCGTCGGCGCACGGCTACACCCCCGATCAGCTGCAGTGGCACACGCCGGAAGGCATTGACGTCAAACCGGTCTACATCGCCGCCGACCGTGCCGCCGTCGTGGCCGACGGCTACCCGCTGAACAGTTTCCCCGGCGAGCCGCCCTTCGTGCGTGGCCCCTACCCGACGATGTATGTCAACCAGCCCTGGACGATTCGCCAGTACGCCGGGTTCTCCACCGCCGCGGATTCCAACGCCTTTTACCGCCGCAACCTGGCCGCCGGCCAGAAGGGCCTGTCGGTGGCCTTCGACCTGGCCACCCACCGCGGCTACGACTCCGACCATCCCCGCGTCCAGGGTGACGTCGGAATGGCCGGTGTGGCAATCGATTCCATCCTCGACATGCGGCAGCTGTTCGACGGCATCGACCTGTCGGCGGTAAGCGTGTCGATGACGATGAACGGTGCCGTGCTGCCGATCCTGGCGCTGTACGTGGTGGCCGCCGAGGAGCAGGGTGTGCCGCCGGAAAAGCTGGCCGGCACCATCCAGAACGACATCCTCAAAGAGTTCATGGTGCGCAATACCTACATCTATCCACCCAAGCCGTCGATGCGTATCATCTCCGACATCTTCGCCTACACCAGCGCCAAGATGCCGAAGTTCAACTCGATCTCGATCTCCGGCTATCACATTCAAGAGGCCGGCGCCACAGCGGATTTGGAGCTCGCCTACACGTTGGCCGACGGCGTCGACTACATCAAGGCGGGCCTGGACGCCGGGCTGGACATCGACAAGTTCGCGCCCCGGCTGTCGTTCTTCTGGGGCATCGGGATGAACTTCTTCATGGAAGTCGCCAAGCTGCGGGCCGGCCGGCTGCTGTGGAGCGAACTCGTCGCCGGATTCGGCGCCAAGAACCCGAAATCGCGGTCGCTGCGCACACATTCGCAGACCTCGGGCTGGTCGCTGACCGCCCAGGACGCCTTCAACAACGTCGCGCGCACCTGCATCGAGGCGATGGCCGCGACCCAGGGCCACACCCAGTCGCTGCACACCAACGCCCTCGACGAGGCGCTCGCGCTGCCCACCGACTTCTCCGCCCGCATCGCGCGCAACACCCAGCTGGTCCTGCAGCAGGAATCGGGTACCACCAGGCCGATCGACCCGTGGGGCGGCTCCTATTACGTGGAGTGGCTGACCCACCAGCTCGCGCAACGGGCCCGCGCCCACATGACCGAGATCGCCGAGCATGGCGGCATGGCCCAGGCGATCGGCGACGGCATCCCCAAGCTGCGCATCGAGGAGGCGGCCGCGCGCACCCAGGCCCGCATCGACTCGGGCCAGCAACCCGTGATCGGGGTCAACAAGTATCAGGTCGACGAGGATCAGGAGATCGAGGTCCTCAAGGTCGAGAACAGCCGGGTGCGCGCCGAACAGCTGGCGAAACTGCAAGAGCTGCGGGCGAATCGGGACCAGTCGGTCGTCGACGCCGCCCTGGCCGAGCTGTCCCGCGCCGCGGCCGCCCATGGCCGCGCCGGTGAAGATGGCCTGGGCAACAACCTGCTGGCGCTGGCCATCGACGCCGCGCGCGCCAAGGCCACGGTCGGGGAGATTTCCGACGCGCTGGAGAAGGTGTATGGCCGTCACCAGGCGGAGATCCGTACCATCGCCGGGGTCTACCGTCACGAAGCCGGAAAGGCCACCAACATCGCAGCCGCCACCGAATTGGTCAAGAAGTTCGCGGAGGCCGACGGACGCCGGCCCAGGATCCTGGTGGCCAAGATGGGCCAGGACGGCCATGACCGTGGGCAGAAGGTGATCGCGACGGCCTTCGCCGACATTGGGTTCGACGTCGACGTCGGATCGCTGTTCTCCACGCCTGAGGAGGTGGCCCGCCAGGCCGCCGACAACGACGTGCACGTCGTCGGGGTGTCCTCGCTGGCCGCCGGGCACCTGACGCTGGTGCCGGCGCTGCGCGACGCGCTGGCCGAAGTGGGACGGCCCGACATCATGATCGTGGTCGGCGGCGTCATCCCGCCCGGCGACTTCGACGAGCTGTACGCCGCCGGGGCCGCCGCCATCTTCCCGCCCGGGACGGTGATCGCCGACGCCGCAATCGACTTGCTGCACAAGCTCGCCGAGCGGCTGGGATACGACCTCGGCCAGTGA
- the meaB gene encoding methylmalonyl Co-A mutase-associated GTPase MeaB, protein MSPQTIEKLAEAVRKGDRAALPRAITLLESTRADHHEKAQKLLLELLPDSGNAHRVGITGVPGVGKSTTIESLGMHLIERGHRVAVLAVDPSSTRTGGSILGDKTRMARLAVHPDAYIRPSPTSGTLGGVAKATRETIVLLEAAGFDVILIETVGVGQSEVAVANMVDTFVLLTLARSGDQLQGIKKGALELADVVVVNKADGEHLKEARSAARELSAAIRLIHPRETLWRPPVLTMSATEGTGLTELWDTIERHRQVLTDAGEFEARRRAQQVDWTWQMVRDTVLDRVLFHPDVRKIRADVERQVKSGELTPALAAQQILDAASR, encoded by the coding sequence ATGAGTCCGCAAACGATCGAGAAGTTGGCCGAGGCCGTTCGCAAAGGCGACCGCGCGGCGCTGCCGCGAGCCATCACGCTGCTGGAGTCCACCCGCGCCGACCATCACGAAAAGGCGCAAAAGCTGCTGCTCGAGCTGCTGCCCGACTCGGGCAACGCCCATCGCGTCGGCATCACCGGGGTCCCGGGAGTCGGAAAGTCCACCACCATCGAGTCACTCGGCATGCATCTGATCGAGCGGGGCCACCGGGTGGCCGTGCTGGCCGTCGACCCCTCATCGACCCGCACCGGCGGCTCGATCCTTGGCGACAAGACCCGGATGGCGCGCCTGGCGGTGCACCCCGACGCCTACATCCGTCCCTCGCCGACGTCGGGCACGCTGGGCGGGGTGGCAAAGGCCACCCGGGAAACCATCGTGCTGCTGGAGGCCGCCGGGTTCGACGTGATCCTGATCGAAACCGTCGGCGTCGGCCAGTCCGAGGTGGCCGTGGCCAACATGGTCGACACGTTCGTGTTGTTGACCCTGGCGCGCAGCGGCGACCAGCTGCAGGGCATCAAAAAGGGCGCGCTGGAGCTGGCCGACGTCGTCGTGGTGAACAAAGCCGACGGGGAGCACCTGAAGGAGGCACGGTCGGCCGCGCGCGAACTATCCGCGGCGATCAGGTTGATCCACCCGCGTGAAACACTCTGGCGCCCACCGGTTCTCACGATGAGCGCGACGGAGGGGACCGGGCTGACGGAGCTGTGGGACACCATCGAGCGTCATCGCCAGGTGCTCACCGACGCCGGCGAGTTCGAGGCGCGCCGACGGGCCCAGCAGGTCGACTGGACCTGGCAGATGGTCCGCGACACGGTGCTGGACCGGGTGCTCTTCCACCCGGACGTCCGCAAGATCCGCGCCGACGTCGAGCGGCAAGTCAAGTCAGGGGAGCTGACCCCCGCGCTCGCGGCCCAGCAAATACTGGACGCCGCGTCTCGCTAA
- a CDS encoding serine hydrolase domain-containing protein, with translation MTVETGVDRRAVLPHDAPGAGHRVFGAADPHFACAIRSFSTMFPGRRFGGGALAVYVDGQPAVDVWTGWADRCGQLPWTADTAPMVFSATKGMTATVIHRLADRGLIDYDAPVAEYWPEFAANGKSALTVREVMRHQAGLSGLRGATQEDLLDHVVMEERLAAAPPGRLLGKSAYHALTFGWLMSGLARAVTGKGMRALIREELAEPLDTDGMYLGRPPVEASTRVAEIIMPQNIVANPVVNYVMRRVANELSGGFRSMYFPGMIAAVQGEVPLLDAEIPAANGVVTARALARMYGAIANGGEIDGTQFLSRELVAGLTGRRSLRPDRNLFVPLAFHLGYHSLPIGNVMPGFGHVGMGGSVGWACPAEGVAFALVHNRLLSPLVMTDHAAFVGIYKLIRQAAAKARKRGLQPVTEFGAPFPEPGAVAG, from the coding sequence GTGACGGTGGAAACCGGGGTCGATCGCCGCGCGGTCCTTCCCCACGATGCCCCTGGCGCGGGTCATCGTGTGTTCGGCGCGGCGGACCCACACTTTGCTTGCGCCATTCGTAGCTTTTCCACCATGTTCCCCGGGCGCCGGTTCGGTGGCGGGGCGCTGGCGGTGTATGTCGACGGCCAGCCCGCCGTCGATGTCTGGACCGGCTGGGCTGACCGGTGCGGCCAGCTGCCGTGGACGGCCGATACCGCTCCGATGGTGTTCTCGGCGACCAAGGGGATGACCGCCACGGTCATCCACCGGCTCGCCGACCGCGGGCTGATCGACTACGACGCCCCGGTTGCTGAATACTGGCCGGAGTTCGCGGCCAACGGCAAGTCCGCCCTGACCGTGCGCGAGGTGATGAGGCACCAGGCCGGCCTGTCGGGTCTGCGCGGCGCCACCCAGGAAGACTTGCTGGATCACGTCGTCATGGAAGAGCGGCTGGCGGCCGCGCCTCCGGGACGCCTGCTGGGCAAATCGGCATATCACGCGCTGACGTTCGGTTGGCTGATGTCCGGGCTGGCCCGGGCGGTGACCGGGAAAGGCATGCGTGCGCTGATCCGTGAGGAGCTCGCCGAGCCGTTGGACACCGACGGCATGTATCTGGGCCGGCCGCCGGTGGAAGCGTCGACGCGGGTCGCCGAGATCATCATGCCGCAGAACATCGTCGCCAACCCGGTTGTCAACTATGTGATGCGCAGGGTCGCCAACGAGCTGTCGGGCGGATTCCGGTCGATGTATTTCCCGGGCATGATCGCCGCGGTCCAGGGTGAGGTTCCGTTGCTGGACGCCGAGATCCCGGCGGCCAACGGGGTGGTGACGGCTCGTGCGCTGGCGCGCATGTACGGGGCGATCGCCAACGGCGGCGAGATCGACGGCACACAGTTCTTGTCCCGCGAGCTGGTTGCGGGTTTGACCGGTCGGCGGAGCCTGCGTCCGGATCGAAACCTGTTCGTGCCGTTGGCTTTCCACCTCGGCTACCACAGCCTGCCGATCGGGAACGTGATGCCGGGCTTCGGCCACGTGGGGATGGGCGGTTCGGTCGGCTGGGCCTGCCCTGCCGAAGGGGTGGCGTTCGCGTTGGTGCACAACCGGTTGTTGTCGCCATTGGTGATGACCGATCACGCCGCGTTCGTCGGAATCTACAAGCTGATCCGCCAGGCCGCCGCGAAGGCCCGCAAGCGTGGCTTGCAGCCGGTGACCGAGTTCGGGGCGCCGTTCCCCGAACCCGGAGCGGTCGCCGGTTGA
- a CDS encoding peptidylprolyl isomerase: MTTNQERRETARRKLQEHLEHQAQQARRRRILTVIGSSVGAVVAIAAIATSIYLANHDNKHNATSAATSSVAPSHGGISPLPPFTPSSNVGADCQYPPSPEPAGKPVDPPKSGKVSTDPAQTSASIVTDQGPIGLRLANNESPCTVNSFTSLAKQKFFDDTHCHRLTTSPKLGVLQCGDPKGDGTGGPGYQFTNEYPTDQYKPDDPKAHQPVVYPRGTLAMANTGPDTNGSQFFLVYKDSQLPPEYTVFGTIQADGLATLDKIAKAGVAGGGDDGAPATSVTIKSVQVG, translated from the coding sequence GTGACGACCAACCAAGAGCGACGTGAGACGGCCAGGCGCAAGCTGCAAGAACACCTGGAGCACCAAGCTCAGCAGGCCCGTCGTCGCCGGATCCTGACCGTCATCGGTTCGTCGGTCGGGGCGGTGGTCGCGATAGCCGCGATAGCGACGAGCATCTACCTCGCCAATCACGACAACAAGCACAACGCGACGTCGGCGGCCACGAGCAGCGTCGCCCCTTCCCACGGGGGGATATCGCCGCTGCCGCCGTTCACGCCGTCGTCCAACGTGGGCGCCGACTGTCAATACCCGCCCTCGCCGGAGCCGGCCGGCAAACCGGTCGACCCGCCGAAGTCGGGCAAGGTGTCCACCGACCCGGCCCAGACGAGCGCCAGCATCGTTACCGACCAGGGGCCCATCGGGCTGCGGTTGGCCAACAACGAATCACCTTGCACGGTCAACAGCTTCACCAGCCTGGCCAAACAGAAGTTTTTCGACGACACCCACTGCCACCGGTTGACCACCTCACCCAAGCTCGGTGTGCTGCAGTGCGGCGACCCCAAAGGCGACGGCACCGGCGGCCCGGGTTATCAGTTCACCAACGAGTACCCGACCGACCAATACAAGCCCGACGACCCCAAGGCGCATCAGCCCGTCGTCTACCCGCGCGGCACCCTGGCCATGGCCAACACCGGGCCGGACACCAACGGCAGCCAGTTCTTCCTCGTCTACAAGGACTCCCAGCTGCCACCGGAATACACGGTGTTCGGCACCATCCAGGCCGACGGGCTGGCCACGCTGGACAAGATCGCCAAGGCGGGCGTTGCCGGCGGTGGTGACGACGGCGCGCCGGCCACCAGCGTCACGATCAAGTCGGTCCAGGTCGGCTGA
- a CDS encoding MarR family winged helix-turn-helix transcriptional regulator: MNGLIGGRTAGDIPGLDIAEQKSWQNFLSAAIRVYAVLNGRLVEAHRLSLGDVRLLHILSNSPNGSARMGDLAAALPSPPTRVTRKIRRLESQELVRRGVSPNDRRGVIATITDQGQMLVEQAMVTYANEVRKIFLAPLSQARITAMESKCRRIAGALKDAEASTNLVDLRARRPRHPGPLRGPGM; the protein is encoded by the coding sequence ATGAACGGCCTCATCGGCGGCCGGACCGCCGGCGATATTCCTGGGTTGGATATAGCCGAACAGAAGTCTTGGCAGAACTTCCTTTCGGCCGCCATACGCGTGTATGCCGTGCTGAACGGAAGGCTGGTCGAGGCCCACCGGTTATCACTCGGCGACGTGCGTTTACTGCATATATTGAGCAACTCGCCCAACGGCAGTGCCCGCATGGGTGATCTCGCTGCCGCGCTTCCCTCTCCCCCGACGCGGGTTACCAGGAAAATCCGTCGCCTTGAAAGCCAGGAGCTGGTGCGACGTGGTGTGAGCCCGAATGACCGGCGCGGTGTAATAGCGACCATCACCGACCAGGGGCAAATGTTGGTGGAGCAAGCGATGGTGACCTATGCCAACGAAGTCCGAAAGATTTTCCTCGCCCCGTTGTCGCAGGCGCGAATCACTGCCATGGAAAGCAAGTGCCGCCGGATCGCCGGGGCGCTGAAAGATGCTGAAGCGTCGACCAACCTTGTCGACTTGCGCGCCCGACGCCCTCGACACCCAGGTCCGCTACGCGGGCCAGGCATGTGA